In one Brassica oleracea var. oleracea cultivar TO1000 chromosome C9, BOL, whole genome shotgun sequence genomic region, the following are encoded:
- the LOC106318449 gene encoding putative tRNA (cytidine(32)/guanosine(34)-2'-O)-methyltransferase isoform X2 has protein sequence MGKASRDKRDIYYRKAKEEGWRARSAFKLLQIDEAFNIFQGVKRVVDLCAAPGSWSQVLSRQLYLPAKSSAESKEGDVPLIVAIDLQPMSPIEGVIQVQGDITNARTAQLVIRHFDGSKADLVVCDGAPDVTGLHDMDEFVQSQLILAGLTIVTHVLREGGKFIAKIFRGKDTSLLYSQLKLFFPTVTFAKPKSSRNSSIEAFAVCENYSPPEVFHPRDLHRLLEKVGSPSGGSHLDCSSGWLEGPNKVYIPFLACGDLTGYDSDRSYPLPKEADGSSYQSLDPVQPPIAPPYKRALELKKASAQSIRDA, from the exons ATGGGAAAAGCTTCTCGGGACAAAAGA GATATATACTATAGAAAAGCCAAAGAAGAAGGATGGCGTGCGAGAAGTGCGTTTAAGCTTCTTCAGATTGATGAGGCATTCAACATTTTCCAAGGTGTGAAGAGAGTTGTAGATTTATGTGCTGCACCTGGTAGCTGGAGTCAG GTTTTGAGTCGTCAATTGTATCTTCCAGCAAAGTCCTCAGCTGAGTCAAA AGAAGGAGATGTTCCTCTTATAGTGGCCATAGATTTGCAGCCTATGTCTCCAATCGAAGGTGTCATCCAGGTTCAAGGGGACATTACTAATGCTCGTACTGCCCAACTC GTTATTAGACACTTTGACGGTAGCAAAGCAGACTTGGTTGTTTGTGATGGTGCTCCAGATG TTACCGGTTTGCATGACATGGATGAATTTGTCCAGTCCCAGCTCATACTAGCT GGCTTAACAATTGTAACACATGTTCTTAGAGAAGGTGGGAAATTCATTGCGAAGATATTCCGCGGAAAAGATACAAGTCTCTTGTATTCTCAG CTCAAGTTGTTTTTCCCAACTGTAACCTTTGCAAAACCGAAAAGCAGCCGCAATTCTAGCATAG AGGCTTTTGCAGTCTGCGAAAATTACTCTCCACCAGAAGTATTTCACCCAAGAGATCTGCATCGTCTCTTGGAGAAAGTGGGCAGCCCTTCAGGTGGAAGCCATCTCG ATTGCAGTAGTGGTTGGCTTGAAGGACCCAACAAAGTTTATATTCCATTCTTGGCATGTGGTGACTTAACCGGTTATGACTCAGACCGGTCTTACCCACTCCCAAAAGAAGCAGATGGATCGTCATACCAGAGTTTGGACCCGGTTCAGCCTCCGATCGCACCACCTTACAAACGAGCTTTAGAGCTCAAGAAAGCTTCAGCACAAAGCATCCGAGACGCATGA
- the LOC106318449 gene encoding putative tRNA (cytidine(32)/guanosine(34)-2'-O)-methyltransferase isoform X1, whose translation MGKASRDKRVCIHSIFPNGAIIRISSSLVVFVVQDIYYRKAKEEGWRARSAFKLLQIDEAFNIFQGVKRVVDLCAAPGSWSQVLSRQLYLPAKSSAESKEGDVPLIVAIDLQPMSPIEGVIQVQGDITNARTAQLVIRHFDGSKADLVVCDGAPDVTGLHDMDEFVQSQLILAGLTIVTHVLREGGKFIAKIFRGKDTSLLYSQLKLFFPTVTFAKPKSSRNSSIEAFAVCENYSPPEVFHPRDLHRLLEKVGSPSGGSHLDCSSGWLEGPNKVYIPFLACGDLTGYDSDRSYPLPKEADGSSYQSLDPVQPPIAPPYKRALELKKASAQSIRDA comes from the exons ATGGGAAAAGCTTCTCGGGACAAAAGAGTATGTATTCATTCAATATTCCCCAATGGCGCCATAATAAGAATATCAAGCTCGCTTGTTGTTTTTGTGGTGCAGGATATATACTATAGAAAAGCCAAAGAAGAAGGATGGCGTGCGAGAAGTGCGTTTAAGCTTCTTCAGATTGATGAGGCATTCAACATTTTCCAAGGTGTGAAGAGAGTTGTAGATTTATGTGCTGCACCTGGTAGCTGGAGTCAG GTTTTGAGTCGTCAATTGTATCTTCCAGCAAAGTCCTCAGCTGAGTCAAA AGAAGGAGATGTTCCTCTTATAGTGGCCATAGATTTGCAGCCTATGTCTCCAATCGAAGGTGTCATCCAGGTTCAAGGGGACATTACTAATGCTCGTACTGCCCAACTC GTTATTAGACACTTTGACGGTAGCAAAGCAGACTTGGTTGTTTGTGATGGTGCTCCAGATG TTACCGGTTTGCATGACATGGATGAATTTGTCCAGTCCCAGCTCATACTAGCT GGCTTAACAATTGTAACACATGTTCTTAGAGAAGGTGGGAAATTCATTGCGAAGATATTCCGCGGAAAAGATACAAGTCTCTTGTATTCTCAG CTCAAGTTGTTTTTCCCAACTGTAACCTTTGCAAAACCGAAAAGCAGCCGCAATTCTAGCATAG AGGCTTTTGCAGTCTGCGAAAATTACTCTCCACCAGAAGTATTTCACCCAAGAGATCTGCATCGTCTCTTGGAGAAAGTGGGCAGCCCTTCAGGTGGAAGCCATCTCG ATTGCAGTAGTGGTTGGCTTGAAGGACCCAACAAAGTTTATATTCCATTCTTGGCATGTGGTGACTTAACCGGTTATGACTCAGACCGGTCTTACCCACTCCCAAAAGAAGCAGATGGATCGTCATACCAGAGTTTGGACCCGGTTCAGCCTCCGATCGCACCACCTTACAAACGAGCTTTAGAGCTCAAGAAAGCTTCAGCACAAAGCATCCGAGACGCATGA
- the LOC106318449 gene encoding putative tRNA (cytidine(32)/guanosine(34)-2'-O)-methyltransferase isoform X3, with the protein MGKASRDKRVCIHSIFPNGAIIRISSSLVVFVVQDIYYRKAKEEGWRARSAFKLLQIDEAFNIFQGVKRVVDLCAAPGSWSQVLSRQLYLPAKSSAESKEGDVPLIVAIDLQPMSPIEGVIQVQGDITNARTAQLVIRHFDGSKADLVVCDGAPDVTGLHDMDEFVQSQLILARRWEIHCEDIPRKRYKSLVFSEAFAVCENYSPPEVFHPRDLHRLLEKVGSPSGGSHLDCSSGWLEGPNKVYIPFLACGDLTGYDSDRSYPLPKEADGSSYQSLDPVQPPIAPPYKRALELKKASAQSIRDA; encoded by the exons ATGGGAAAAGCTTCTCGGGACAAAAGAGTATGTATTCATTCAATATTCCCCAATGGCGCCATAATAAGAATATCAAGCTCGCTTGTTGTTTTTGTGGTGCAGGATATATACTATAGAAAAGCCAAAGAAGAAGGATGGCGTGCGAGAAGTGCGTTTAAGCTTCTTCAGATTGATGAGGCATTCAACATTTTCCAAGGTGTGAAGAGAGTTGTAGATTTATGTGCTGCACCTGGTAGCTGGAGTCAG GTTTTGAGTCGTCAATTGTATCTTCCAGCAAAGTCCTCAGCTGAGTCAAA AGAAGGAGATGTTCCTCTTATAGTGGCCATAGATTTGCAGCCTATGTCTCCAATCGAAGGTGTCATCCAGGTTCAAGGGGACATTACTAATGCTCGTACTGCCCAACTC GTTATTAGACACTTTGACGGTAGCAAAGCAGACTTGGTTGTTTGTGATGGTGCTCCAGATG TTACCGGTTTGCATGACATGGATGAATTTGTCCAGTCCCAGCTCATACTAGCT AGAAGGTGGGAAATTCATTGCGAAGATATTCCGCGGAAAAGATACAAGTCTCTTGTATTCTCAG AGGCTTTTGCAGTCTGCGAAAATTACTCTCCACCAGAAGTATTTCACCCAAGAGATCTGCATCGTCTCTTGGAGAAAGTGGGCAGCCCTTCAGGTGGAAGCCATCTCG ATTGCAGTAGTGGTTGGCTTGAAGGACCCAACAAAGTTTATATTCCATTCTTGGCATGTGGTGACTTAACCGGTTATGACTCAGACCGGTCTTACCCACTCCCAAAAGAAGCAGATGGATCGTCATACCAGAGTTTGGACCCGGTTCAGCCTCCGATCGCACCACCTTACAAACGAGCTTTAGAGCTCAAGAAAGCTTCAGCACAAAGCATCCGAGACGCATGA
- the LOC106318449 gene encoding putative tRNA (cytidine(32)/guanosine(34)-2'-O)-methyltransferase isoform X4, with amino-acid sequence MGKASRDKRVCIHSIFPNGAIIRISSSLVVFVVQDIYYRKAKEEGWRARSAFKLLQIDEAFNIFQGVKRVVDLCAAPGSWSQVLSRQLYLPAKSSAESKEGDVPLIVAIDLQPMSPIEGVIQVQGDITNARTAQLVIRHFDGSKADLVVCDGAPDVTGLHDMDEFVQSQLILAGLTIVTHVLREGGKFIAKIFRGKDTSLLYSQRLLQSAKITLHQKYFTQEICIVSWRKWAALQVEAISIAVVVGLKDPTKFIFHSWHVVT; translated from the exons ATGGGAAAAGCTTCTCGGGACAAAAGAGTATGTATTCATTCAATATTCCCCAATGGCGCCATAATAAGAATATCAAGCTCGCTTGTTGTTTTTGTGGTGCAGGATATATACTATAGAAAAGCCAAAGAAGAAGGATGGCGTGCGAGAAGTGCGTTTAAGCTTCTTCAGATTGATGAGGCATTCAACATTTTCCAAGGTGTGAAGAGAGTTGTAGATTTATGTGCTGCACCTGGTAGCTGGAGTCAG GTTTTGAGTCGTCAATTGTATCTTCCAGCAAAGTCCTCAGCTGAGTCAAA AGAAGGAGATGTTCCTCTTATAGTGGCCATAGATTTGCAGCCTATGTCTCCAATCGAAGGTGTCATCCAGGTTCAAGGGGACATTACTAATGCTCGTACTGCCCAACTC GTTATTAGACACTTTGACGGTAGCAAAGCAGACTTGGTTGTTTGTGATGGTGCTCCAGATG TTACCGGTTTGCATGACATGGATGAATTTGTCCAGTCCCAGCTCATACTAGCT GGCTTAACAATTGTAACACATGTTCTTAGAGAAGGTGGGAAATTCATTGCGAAGATATTCCGCGGAAAAGATACAAGTCTCTTGTATTCTCAG AGGCTTTTGCAGTCTGCGAAAATTACTCTCCACCAGAAGTATTTCACCCAAGAGATCTGCATCGTCTCTTGGAGAAAGTGGGCAGCCCTTCAGGTGGAAGCCATCTCG ATTGCAGTAGTGGTTGGCTTGAAGGACCCAACAAAGTTTATATTCCATTCTTGGCATGTGGTGACTTAA